The proteins below are encoded in one region of Aquisphaera giovannonii:
- a CDS encoding HEAT repeat domain-containing protein, whose amino-acid sequence MHFVPRSSPRFPTHEYVALAMTLVALTVNAGAGPPAAMDGETARVLVRLREGDLRTRIDALQEISVLGHRAEAAVPGLIATLDDPEPRLRAGAAKVLGRLGEEAASAGDALVARLRDPDLTVRTAAAGALDRVPAAPAKLLPAILDVYRPRTEADDPASPGTAAIRRLGRADGTVVKPLIDGLRRPDAELREMVAVALGGIGEPAVDPLIAALRDPDPRVRGGAATALGKMGHRAVRAVPALVAAIESEAVGDFIEPGSDSPRWAFYAAMTEIGPPALRALVSRLDEADLEGRSRLLPAIGSLGPRGRAAVPRIVRLLIGTGPKPEAAEALGKIGDPARHAAPMLIPAMKSPDAELRARAAMAFGRLSRSLGSPEEAFLRLRDLGLSDPSARVRVAAIRALSWGWAGRISGLDPALEESDADVRVAFLDHLTPESTKSDRLVRRIVDRLADRDEKVREAAVRALRREDITRPGVVSALLDMALRPEVACRTGALRALMLCRPRTYDNPDYPGFPLGMVGDEFRTSAEAVRGELIRRRGHAEKALRDALDGPSSHLRASAARLLCLLPDEDRENARILVARLTDPDPAVRIQVVAALGEVSPRPRSAFGPLLQAMKRPSERVRGIVTQAADAAEAIDPERAGLVLDRLVHLLDHPDEMTRAEAGMALSFRLPAIRPKILAALCAPGVSRRQIRAACSSVPLGVGLDPLEPLPPQGLGLSIRAFALFRSVAMDFEEEDRTREQAIDESRSLGLDLSYAGLLLDAYGRSRLPASRPELLWGLRTPGGLESLLDALRDRDPEVRTVAIYGVAMNRSLLDPDGEAAMLRGRALDELLKLLDDTDTQVRWAAAATIGAIGKRSPLRRPAIVDRLTEMVGDRGARMRPGGWIVVMEERSLGGDELAVVSGRKLRIAAAKALEDLKRESDSSIPNLIEALGDEEPGVRIEVADTLGRFGDRANSAVGPLLEVVKAYLDGRSGQKTSPGPDDVGQDAACAAWILEILGPVARSAIPVLIRSTEDTNPRVRVSATRALGAVSLGEKQVIDALLRRLHDPWDVVVSKDAATSLGRLGVTALPHLVSELRSKDMEVRILAAGALAWMGESARPALGALRQLAADPDARTRDAVQKAINQIEDAGKGKKDAKAEDGVVPDL is encoded by the coding sequence ATGCACTTCGTCCCGAGAAGTTCGCCTCGATTTCCCACGCACGAGTACGTCGCACTGGCGATGACCCTCGTCGCCCTGACCGTGAACGCGGGGGCGGGGCCGCCCGCGGCGATGGACGGCGAGACGGCCCGCGTGCTGGTGCGGCTCAGGGAGGGCGACCTCAGGACCAGGATCGACGCCCTCCAGGAAATCAGCGTCCTGGGCCATCGAGCCGAGGCGGCGGTACCCGGCCTGATCGCCACGCTGGACGATCCCGAGCCGCGCCTGCGAGCCGGGGCCGCGAAGGTCCTGGGGAGGCTCGGCGAGGAGGCGGCCTCGGCAGGCGACGCCCTCGTCGCCCGGCTCCGTGACCCGGACCTTACCGTGCGGACCGCTGCGGCCGGCGCGCTGGACCGCGTCCCGGCGGCCCCGGCGAAGCTGCTGCCGGCGATCCTGGATGTGTATCGTCCCCGCACCGAAGCCGACGACCCGGCGTCGCCCGGGACCGCCGCCATCCGTCGGCTCGGCCGAGCGGACGGGACGGTCGTGAAGCCCCTGATCGACGGATTGCGTCGGCCGGATGCCGAACTCCGAGAGATGGTCGCGGTGGCCCTGGGCGGGATCGGTGAGCCGGCCGTCGATCCGCTCATCGCCGCGCTTCGCGACCCGGACCCCAGGGTGCGGGGAGGGGCGGCGACGGCCCTGGGGAAGATGGGGCATCGGGCCGTCCGCGCCGTGCCCGCCCTCGTCGCCGCGATCGAGTCCGAGGCCGTCGGGGACTTCATCGAACCCGGTTCGGACTCGCCACGTTGGGCCTTCTACGCGGCCATGACGGAGATCGGCCCCCCGGCCCTGCGGGCTCTCGTGTCCCGGCTGGACGAGGCGGATCTCGAAGGACGTTCGCGGCTCCTCCCGGCAATCGGATCGTTGGGACCGAGGGGGCGAGCAGCCGTGCCCAGGATCGTCCGCCTGCTCATCGGAACGGGGCCTAAGCCGGAGGCGGCGGAGGCCCTGGGCAAGATCGGCGATCCCGCGAGGCACGCGGCCCCCATGCTGATCCCGGCGATGAAGAGTCCGGACGCTGAGCTCCGCGCTCGTGCCGCCATGGCGTTCGGCCGGTTGAGCAGGTCGCTCGGCAGTCCCGAGGAGGCCTTCCTTCGGCTCCGCGATCTCGGGCTGAGCGACCCGTCCGCGCGTGTCCGCGTCGCTGCCATCCGGGCGCTCTCCTGGGGATGGGCGGGGCGGATCTCTGGACTCGACCCGGCGCTCGAAGAATCGGATGCCGACGTGCGGGTAGCCTTCCTGGACCATCTCACGCCGGAATCCACGAAGAGCGATAGGCTCGTTCGCCGAATCGTCGACCGCCTTGCGGACCGGGACGAGAAGGTCCGGGAAGCCGCCGTCAGGGCGTTACGTCGGGAGGATATCACCCGACCGGGCGTGGTTTCCGCACTGCTCGACATGGCTCTACGTCCCGAAGTCGCCTGTCGCACCGGTGCCCTGCGGGCCTTGATGCTATGCAGGCCAAGGACCTACGACAATCCGGACTATCCAGGCTTCCCCCTCGGCATGGTCGGCGACGAGTTCCGGACATCGGCGGAGGCCGTCCGAGGTGAGTTGATCCGCCGACGCGGGCATGCGGAGAAGGCCCTTCGCGACGCCCTGGATGGGCCCTCGAGCCACCTGCGGGCCTCGGCGGCCAGGCTCTTATGCTTGCTCCCGGATGAGGACCGGGAGAACGCTCGCATCCTGGTGGCCCGATTGACCGATCCGGACCCCGCCGTCCGCATCCAGGTGGTGGCGGCCCTCGGAGAAGTTTCGCCGAGGCCGCGATCCGCGTTCGGTCCGTTGCTGCAAGCCATGAAGCGGCCGTCGGAGCGTGTCCGCGGGATCGTGACCCAGGCCGCGGACGCGGCGGAGGCCATCGACCCCGAGCGAGCCGGCCTCGTCCTGGATCGGCTCGTCCACCTCCTCGATCACCCGGACGAGATGACGCGAGCGGAGGCCGGGATGGCCCTGTCGTTCCGGCTCCCGGCCATCAGGCCGAAGATCCTGGCCGCACTCTGTGCACCGGGCGTGAGCCGAAGGCAGATCCGGGCGGCGTGCTCCTCGGTCCCGCTCGGCGTGGGCCTGGACCCGCTGGAGCCGCTTCCGCCCCAGGGTCTCGGCCTTTCAATCCGGGCCTTCGCGTTGTTTCGGTCCGTGGCGATGGATTTCGAGGAGGAAGACCGGACGCGCGAGCAGGCGATCGATGAGTCGAGATCCCTCGGGCTGGACCTCTCCTACGCCGGGCTCCTCCTCGACGCGTATGGGCGCTCGAGGCTGCCGGCATCGCGGCCCGAACTTCTCTGGGGATTGCGCACCCCGGGTGGCCTCGAATCGCTGCTTGACGCCCTTCGAGATCGGGACCCCGAGGTCCGCACCGTGGCAATTTACGGCGTGGCCATGAACAGGTCACTGCTCGACCCCGACGGCGAGGCGGCAATGCTTCGAGGCCGCGCCCTGGACGAATTGCTCAAGCTCCTCGACGACACCGACACGCAAGTCCGCTGGGCGGCCGCCGCGACGATCGGGGCGATCGGGAAGCGATCGCCCTTGAGACGGCCGGCCATCGTGGATCGCCTCACAGAGATGGTGGGCGACCGAGGTGCGAGGATGAGGCCCGGCGGTTGGATTGTTGTCATGGAGGAAAGGTCTCTGGGTGGCGACGAGTTGGCTGTCGTCTCGGGCCGCAAGCTCCGCATCGCGGCCGCGAAGGCGCTGGAAGACCTGAAGCGTGAGTCCGATTCGTCCATCCCAAATCTGATCGAGGCGCTCGGAGACGAGGAACCGGGAGTGCGCATCGAGGTGGCCGACACTCTCGGTCGGTTCGGCGATCGCGCGAACTCCGCCGTGGGGCCTTTGCTGGAGGTGGTGAAGGCGTACCTCGACGGCCGATCGGGCCAAAAAACCTCACCCGGCCCCGATGACGTCGGCCAGGATGCCGCGTGCGCCGCGTGGATCCTCGAGATCCTCGGACCCGTAGCGAGGTCGGCGATACCCGTGCTGATCCGCTCAACGGAGGATACGAACCCTCGGGTCAGGGTCTCCGCGACACGAGCCCTGGGAGCAGTCAGCCTGGGCGAGAAGCAGGTGATAGACGCCTTGCTGCGTCGCCTGCACGATCCCTGGGACGTCGTCGTCTCGAAAGATGCGGCAACCTCGCTCGGTCGACTCGGCGTGACGGCCCTCCCCCATCTCGTGTCGGAACTTCGCTCGAAGGATATGGAGGTCCGCATCCTGGCGGCGGGAGCCCTGGCATGGATGGGCGAATCGGCCAGACCCGCCTTGGGCGCCCTCCGCCAGCTTGCCGCCGACCCCGACGCCCGGACCCGCGATGCCGTGCAGAAGGCCATCAACCAGATCGAGGACGCTGGCAAGGGGAAGAAAGACGCAAAAGCCGAGGATGGCGTCGTGCCCGACTTGTGA
- a CDS encoding dioxygenase family protein translates to MSRLSHSATPSRRRFLANLATGAAGLAGLGSLFHTPGAFADELFRTPELTEGPFYPDHLPLDTDNDLIILGDGLTPAVGEITHLTGRLLDVRGNPLRNMTVEIWQCDANEVYHHTADLSTTKKKPDRNFQGFGRFTTGSTGEYRFRTIKPVPYPGRPAPHIHVKVKRGDREVLTTQINIAGHPGNPVDGVVRSAGGLIERELTMAEWKRVEGSKLGEWAARHDLILGRTPDEGAGTRS, encoded by the coding sequence ATGTCCAGACTCTCCCACTCGGCAACCCCGAGCCGCCGCCGCTTCCTGGCGAACCTGGCCACAGGCGCGGCGGGTCTCGCGGGCCTCGGTTCTTTGTTCCACACGCCCGGTGCCTTCGCCGACGAGCTGTTCCGCACTCCGGAGCTGACGGAGGGGCCGTTCTATCCCGATCACCTCCCGCTCGACACCGACAACGACCTCATCATCCTCGGCGACGGCCTCACGCCGGCGGTCGGCGAGATCACCCATCTGACGGGCCGGCTCCTCGATGTCCGCGGAAATCCCCTGCGGAACATGACCGTCGAGATCTGGCAGTGCGACGCCAACGAGGTCTACCACCACACGGCCGATCTGAGCACGACCAAGAAGAAGCCGGACCGGAACTTCCAGGGATTTGGCCGGTTCACCACGGGCTCGACGGGCGAGTACCGATTCCGCACGATCAAGCCCGTCCCGTACCCCGGCCGCCCCGCCCCTCATATTCACGTGAAGGTGAAGCGTGGCGACCGCGAGGTTCTCACCACCCAGATCAACATCGCCGGGCATCCCGGCAACCCCGTGGACGGGGTCGTCCGATCCGCCGGGGGCCTCATCGAGCGTGAGCTGACGATGGCCGAGTGGAAGCGAGTGGAAGGGTCGAAGCTCGGCGAATGGGCCGCTCGCCACGACCTCATCCTGGGCCGCACGCCCGATGAAGGCGCGGGGACCCGATCCTGA
- a CDS encoding EF-hand domain-containing protein, with protein MRFPSRTIILFGVLAIGPDAMAQGPPDLREGPPETPDVFADRMLSLDKDKDGKLSKAEVTDARLHRLLDRADADKDGTVTRKELTDLAAKEAGNDRRNPMDFGPGPGGPGGPGGGPGGPMGFAGGPMLLPRPGEVLPRMLRQRLKVTDEQAKLLDELQKDVDARLSKILTEEQSKMLRQMSAGPGGRGRRSGPGGFGPGGPGGPPPGGPGGPGGGPPPE; from the coding sequence ATGCGCTTCCCTTCTCGAACAATCATCCTGTTCGGCGTACTGGCCATCGGGCCGGACGCAATGGCCCAGGGGCCGCCCGATCTCCGCGAGGGGCCGCCGGAGACGCCGGACGTCTTCGCGGACCGGATGCTGTCCCTCGACAAGGATAAGGACGGCAAGCTGTCGAAGGCGGAGGTCACGGACGCCCGCCTGCATCGCCTCCTCGACCGTGCCGATGCCGACAAGGACGGCACCGTGACGCGGAAGGAGTTGACAGACCTGGCGGCCAAGGAGGCGGGGAATGACCGCAGGAACCCCATGGATTTTGGCCCCGGGCCGGGCGGCCCGGGCGGACCCGGCGGCGGGCCGGGCGGGCCCATGGGCTTCGCCGGTGGCCCAATGTTGCTGCCCCGGCCGGGAGAGGTCCTGCCGCGGATGCTCCGTCAGAGGCTCAAGGTCACCGACGAGCAGGCGAAGCTCCTCGATGAACTCCAGAAAGACGTCGATGCGCGGCTCTCGAAGATCCTCACGGAGGAGCAATCGAAGATGCTCCGCCAGATGAGCGCAGGACCAGGCGGCCGTGGCCGTCGTAGCGGCCCGGGAGGATTCGGTCCCGGCGGCCCCGGCGGGCCTCCGCCTGGCGGCCCCGGCGGGCCCGGAGGAGGGCCGCCGCCGGAATGA
- a CDS encoding sugar ABC transporter substrate-binding protein: MRASRNRLAGAVFVLALAVMGCGGPGSGGGPGASATGSRARVGAVLPMFSHPFFLAQKRGLEDKAKELGLEIDVRDGQDDDVKQIAQVETLINLGCKALILCPRDEDALVPAVEAANRAGVPVIALNRRINGGNVLSYVGADDAEGGMLQGEAVAEALGPKGGKIIYLEGTEGSSPQRKRSEGLTSVLKAHPEIVIADRRFAGFQEDRAKGIMTDLVRRFAPGEIRAVVAQSDEMALPAAEVIRTEGWKDVPVFGFDGSHTAFEAVKDGRLKATVLQDPYEQGVKAMETMAAHLKGHKPDSEVITPLRLITGANVDKFRPAY; encoded by the coding sequence ATGAGAGCATCGCGGAATCGCCTTGCCGGAGCGGTCTTTGTCCTGGCCCTGGCGGTCATGGGCTGCGGCGGCCCGGGGAGTGGCGGGGGCCCCGGAGCATCGGCGACGGGCTCGAGGGCCCGCGTCGGCGCGGTCCTGCCGATGTTCAGCCACCCGTTCTTCCTGGCCCAGAAGCGGGGTTTGGAGGATAAGGCGAAGGAGCTGGGCCTGGAGATCGACGTCCGCGACGGCCAGGACGACGACGTGAAGCAGATCGCCCAGGTCGAGACGCTGATCAACCTGGGCTGCAAGGCCCTGATCCTCTGCCCCCGCGACGAGGATGCGCTCGTCCCGGCCGTCGAGGCGGCGAACCGGGCCGGCGTGCCGGTGATCGCGCTCAACCGCCGGATCAACGGCGGCAATGTCCTGTCCTACGTGGGGGCCGACGATGCCGAGGGGGGCATGCTCCAGGGCGAGGCCGTCGCCGAGGCGCTCGGCCCGAAGGGCGGGAAGATCATCTACCTGGAGGGGACCGAGGGGTCGAGCCCTCAGCGGAAGCGGAGCGAGGGACTCACGTCGGTGCTGAAAGCCCATCCGGAGATTGTCATCGCCGACCGGCGATTCGCGGGGTTTCAGGAGGATCGGGCCAAGGGGATCATGACGGACCTCGTCCGTCGATTCGCGCCGGGCGAGATTCGAGCGGTCGTCGCCCAGTCGGACGAGATGGCGCTGCCCGCCGCCGAGGTGATCCGCACCGAGGGCTGGAAGGACGTGCCCGTCTTCGGATTCGACGGCAGCCACACCGCCTTCGAGGCCGTCAAGGACGGCCGACTCAAGGCGACGGTCCTCCAGGACCCTTACGAGCAGGGCGTGAAAGCCATGGAAACCATGGCGGCACATCTGAAGGGCCACAAGCCGGACTCAGAAGTGATCACGCCCCTGAGGCTGATCACCGGGGCGAACGTAGATAAGTTCAGGCCCGCTTATTGA
- a CDS encoding cupin domain-containing protein — protein MIDTRRRPDFTKLGLAGLALALGAGWGFRELAHAREWAVVLTSRTMTVGQVPMKVYEDQGKPVGHIGLYTEGESPGCASLVTGRFVIDPGKSPHQPHVHPDEEVLIVASGEGEIICDGKTTKVGPGSVMYSTPNVPHGINNTGAEPLTFYFMKWLPKGSDQGR, from the coding sequence ATGATTGACACCAGAAGGCGGCCCGACTTCACGAAGCTGGGCCTCGCCGGCCTCGCCCTCGCGCTCGGCGCCGGGTGGGGCTTCCGAGAGCTCGCCCATGCCCGGGAGTGGGCCGTGGTCCTGACGTCGCGCACGATGACGGTGGGCCAGGTGCCGATGAAAGTCTACGAGGATCAGGGCAAGCCGGTCGGACACATCGGCCTGTACACGGAGGGCGAGTCGCCGGGCTGTGCCTCATTGGTCACCGGGCGTTTCGTCATCGATCCCGGCAAGTCGCCCCATCAGCCTCACGTGCACCCGGATGAAGAAGTGCTGATCGTCGCCTCGGGAGAAGGCGAGATCATCTGCGACGGCAAGACGACCAAGGTCGGGCCGGGTTCCGTGATGTACTCGACCCCGAACGTGCCGCATGGGATCAACAACACCGGGGCCGAGCCGCTGACGTTCTATTTCATGAAGTGGCTGCCGAAGGGCAGCGACCAGGGCCGCTGA
- a CDS encoding MDR family MFS transporter yields the protein MGGEMDGAGMEEAASSEGSTPAPGRRQVTAALMVAMMVTAMEQLVVSPAMPTIIAQLRGFEIYPWVISAYLLSSTVSTPIYGKLADLFGRKRVLLFGLAMFSAGSMLSGVSQSMGQLIAMRTVQGLGAGAVGPIVLTLLGDLFTLKERARIQGLFSAVWGLSSIGGPLIGGWLTLHLSWRWVFFVSVPFAALAIGMIVVCLHEKVERRLVAPIDWAGAGLLTAGLSALLLIVLDGSELGVGGNLVLGLLTVGLLVSFVFRELRAEDPILPMDLIVRPVIAASVLGNFLVGGILFGLETYVPLFIQGVRGGDAGQAGQALTPLFLAWAVSVAFAARAMVRWGFRRGGMIGAVFISVGLLGLVAGAFDPAWARFAFTIALISVGTGMGLTSLSFILAVQHAVEWGQRGVATGAAIFFRTIGGAIGVGLLGGALAWRLGRLLAAAGARGVDVAAALRPEEHHTLPPGSLALVQDALGQSLCGVYVLIAALGVGTLLCSACLPGRASATTKDAATEERELESLDGDLAAAASEV from the coding sequence ATGGGCGGCGAGATGGACGGGGCGGGCATGGAGGAAGCGGCGTCATCCGAGGGGTCGACCCCAGCTCCCGGCCGAAGGCAGGTGACGGCGGCCCTCATGGTGGCCATGATGGTCACCGCGATGGAGCAGCTCGTCGTGTCACCGGCGATGCCGACCATCATCGCCCAGCTCCGGGGATTCGAGATCTATCCGTGGGTGATCTCGGCCTACCTCCTCTCCTCCACGGTCAGCACGCCGATCTACGGGAAACTGGCCGACCTGTTCGGCCGGAAACGCGTGCTGCTCTTCGGGTTGGCGATGTTCTCGGCTGGCTCCATGCTCTCCGGGGTCTCGCAGTCGATGGGGCAGCTCATCGCCATGCGGACCGTCCAGGGGCTGGGGGCTGGCGCCGTTGGGCCCATCGTGCTGACCCTGCTCGGAGACCTCTTCACCCTGAAGGAGCGGGCCCGGATTCAGGGGTTGTTCAGCGCGGTGTGGGGTCTCTCGAGCATCGGCGGGCCGCTCATTGGTGGCTGGCTGACCCTGCACCTGAGCTGGCGTTGGGTGTTCTTCGTGAGCGTGCCGTTCGCGGCCTTGGCGATCGGGATGATCGTCGTCTGCCTGCACGAGAAGGTGGAGCGACGGCTGGTCGCACCGATCGACTGGGCCGGCGCCGGCCTCCTGACAGCCGGGCTCTCGGCCCTCCTGCTGATCGTGCTCGACGGCTCCGAGCTGGGCGTCGGGGGAAACCTCGTCCTGGGATTGCTGACCGTCGGCCTGCTCGTCTCGTTCGTCTTCCGCGAGCTGAGGGCCGAAGACCCGATCCTGCCCATGGACCTGATTGTCCGCCCGGTGATCGCGGCGTCCGTCCTCGGGAACTTCCTGGTGGGCGGGATCCTCTTCGGCCTGGAGACCTACGTGCCGCTGTTCATCCAGGGCGTGCGAGGTGGGGATGCCGGCCAGGCTGGGCAGGCCCTCACGCCGCTCTTCCTGGCCTGGGCCGTGAGCGTGGCCTTCGCGGCGAGGGCGATGGTGCGGTGGGGGTTCCGACGCGGCGGAATGATCGGCGCGGTCTTCATCTCGGTCGGCCTGCTCGGCCTGGTGGCCGGTGCGTTCGACCCCGCCTGGGCCAGATTCGCCTTCACGATCGCGTTGATCTCGGTCGGGACGGGCATGGGGTTGACCTCGCTGAGCTTCATCCTCGCCGTCCAGCACGCGGTGGAGTGGGGCCAGCGCGGGGTGGCGACGGGGGCGGCGATCTTCTTCCGGACAATCGGCGGCGCCATCGGCGTCGGCCTGCTCGGCGGCGCGCTCGCCTGGCGGCTGGGCCGCCTGCTCGCCGCGGCCGGCGCCCGGGGCGTCGACGTGGCGGCGGCTCTCCGCCCGGAGGAGCACCACACGCTACCACCCGGCAGCCTCGCCCTCGTCCAGGATGCGCTCGGACAATCCCTGTGCGGCGTGTACGTGCTGATCGCCGCGCTCGGAGTCGGTACCTTGCTCTGCTCGGCCTGCCTCCCGGGGCGGGCATCCGCCACGACGAAGGATGCCGCGACCGAGGAAAGGGAGCTCGAGTCCCTCGACGGCGACCTCGCGGCGGCCGCCTCGGAGGTCTGA
- a CDS encoding CehA/McbA family metallohydrolase domain-containing protein yields MAVFPSARAGEASAVERDGRVAVTWPIDGKQLGWLTLDGRSGTPLIEQLSIRGEGGSEANILEAVDPTAFVVVGERRAPAGRPPSMSEFNTFFDSPAERPFRSYRSRLEAKKVRIIRQGPRVTVAIGDLTAGSFSGEWQITVYPGSPLVHLEAVLTTNELHRAFLYDLGLMGGASANKQRMAWTDTEGALREADLDRGQPDRPLAVRHRAIVLAGPNGSVACFPPPHQYFFPRDLTDNQQTVWYGTKHRELDDRFGFGIRQTERGGGAYVPWFNAPPGTSQRLGMFLLVARGNARDAMEQTLAFTHRDRFAELAGYRTLTSHFHMAMAMAALDRRAKGLTPIVPDSVTMFREMGVNMVHLAEFHGDGHPQDTGPRRLEELKAMFDECRRLSGDGFLMMPGEEANVHLGLPAPGRHPGHWLYLFPRPVAWIMERRPGQPFVEDHPAFGKLYRAGDRADMLRLLEAEDGLAWTAHARIKASTWTPDIFRKEDFFLSDHWLGAAWKAMPADLSDDRLGRRGLDLLDDMANWGSRKYLLGEVDVFKLDHTHELYGHMNVNYVRLGQVPRFEDGWKPVLQALRSGEFFVTTGEVLIPDFTIAGAKSGSAVRLDPGGRLMLQASIRGTFPLSFAEVVSGDGKSVHRERIDLSSEPAFADRRLEIPLNLAGRKWARMEIWDIARNGAFTQPVWLER; encoded by the coding sequence GTGGCCGTATTCCCCAGCGCACGCGCCGGCGAAGCGTCGGCCGTCGAGAGGGACGGTCGGGTCGCCGTCACCTGGCCGATCGACGGCAAGCAGTTGGGCTGGCTTACTCTCGATGGTCGCTCCGGCACGCCGCTGATCGAGCAGCTCTCCATCCGGGGCGAAGGCGGCTCCGAGGCAAATATCCTCGAGGCCGTCGACCCCACCGCGTTCGTCGTGGTCGGCGAGCGGAGAGCCCCCGCCGGGCGGCCGCCGAGCATGAGCGAGTTCAACACCTTCTTCGACTCGCCCGCCGAGCGGCCGTTCCGGTCTTACCGGTCCCGACTGGAGGCGAAGAAGGTCCGGATCATCCGGCAAGGCCCGAGGGTGACGGTGGCGATCGGAGACCTCACGGCCGGCTCGTTCTCGGGCGAGTGGCAGATCACGGTCTATCCGGGCAGCCCGCTGGTCCACCTCGAGGCCGTGCTCACGACGAACGAGCTCCACCGAGCCTTCCTCTACGACCTCGGCCTGATGGGCGGGGCATCGGCGAACAAGCAGCGGATGGCCTGGACGGACACCGAAGGCGCACTCCGAGAGGCTGACCTCGATCGAGGCCAACCGGATCGTCCGCTCGCCGTCCGGCATCGCGCGATCGTCCTCGCCGGGCCGAACGGCTCGGTCGCGTGCTTCCCGCCGCCGCATCAGTACTTCTTCCCACGCGACCTCACGGATAACCAGCAGACGGTCTGGTACGGGACGAAGCATCGCGAGCTCGACGACCGATTCGGGTTCGGCATCCGTCAGACCGAGCGGGGGGGCGGCGCGTACGTGCCCTGGTTCAACGCCCCTCCGGGGACGTCCCAGCGCCTCGGGATGTTCCTCCTGGTAGCTCGCGGCAACGCCCGGGACGCGATGGAGCAGACGCTGGCCTTCACGCACCGCGACCGCTTCGCGGAGCTGGCGGGCTACCGCACGCTCACGAGCCACTTCCACATGGCCATGGCCATGGCCGCCCTCGACCGCCGGGCGAAGGGTCTCACGCCGATCGTGCCGGACAGCGTGACGATGTTCCGCGAGATGGGCGTGAACATGGTCCATCTCGCCGAGTTCCACGGCGACGGCCATCCCCAGGACACCGGCCCGCGGCGTCTCGAGGAGCTGAAGGCGATGTTCGACGAGTGCCGTCGCCTCTCCGGCGACGGCTTCCTGATGATGCCGGGCGAAGAAGCCAACGTGCACCTCGGGCTCCCCGCGCCGGGGCGTCATCCGGGCCACTGGCTCTACCTCTTCCCCAGGCCGGTTGCCTGGATCATGGAGCGTCGCCCGGGCCAGCCCTTCGTCGAGGACCATCCGGCCTTCGGCAAGCTCTACCGGGCGGGCGATCGGGCCGACATGCTCCGGCTGCTGGAGGCCGAGGACGGCCTCGCCTGGACGGCCCATGCCCGGATCAAGGCGTCGACCTGGACGCCGGACATCTTCCGGAAGGAGGACTTCTTCCTTTCCGATCACTGGCTTGGCGCGGCGTGGAAGGCCATGCCCGCCGATCTTTCGGACGACCGCCTCGGCCGACGCGGGCTCGACCTCCTCGACGACATGGCGAACTGGGGCAGCCGCAAGTACCTCCTCGGCGAGGTGGACGTCTTCAAGCTCGACCATACACACGAACTCTACGGCCACATGAATGTCAATTACGTCCGCCTCGGGCAGGTGCCCCGCTTCGAGGACGGATGGAAGCCCGTGCTTCAGGCCCTCCGCTCCGGGGAATTCTTCGTGACCACCGGGGAGGTCCTGATCCCGGACTTCACCATTGCCGGGGCGAAATCCGGGTCGGCGGTCCGCCTCGACCCGGGGGGAAGGCTCATGCTCCAGGCCTCGATCCGCGGAACGTTCCCGCTCTCGTTTGCGGAAGTTGTCTCCGGCGACGGCAAGTCGGTCCATCGAGAGCGCATCGACCTTTCCAGCGAGCCGGCATTCGCCGATCGCAGGCTGGAAATCCCCCTCAACCTCGCGGGGCGCAAGTGGGCAAGGATGGAAATTTGGGATATCGCCCGCAACGGGGCCTTCACTCAGCCGGTTTGGCTTGAGCGTTGA